A single genomic interval of Streptococcus oralis subsp. dentisani harbors:
- the gndA gene encoding NADP-dependent phosphogluconate dehydrogenase produces MTKANFGVVGMAVMGRNLALNIESRGYTVAIYNRSKEKTEDVIACHPEKNFVPSYDVESFVQSIEKPRRIMLMVQAGPGTDATIQALLPHLDKGDILIDGGNTFYKDTIRRNEELANSGINFIGTGVSGGEKGALEGPSIMPGGQKEAYELVADVLEEISAKAPEDGKPCVTYIGPDGAGHYVKMVHNGIEYGDMQLIAESFDLMQHLLGLSAEDMAEIFTEWNKGELDSYLIEITADILSRKDDEGQEGPIVDYILDAAGNKGTGKWTSQSSLDLGVPLSLITESVFARYISTYKEERVHASKVLPKPAAFKFEGDKAELIEKIRQALYFSKIISYAQGFAQLRVASKENNWNLPFADIASIWRDGCIIRSRFLQKITDAYNRDADLANLLLDEYFLDVTAKYQQAVRDIVALAVQAGVPVPTFSAAITYFDSYRSADLPANLIQAQRDYFGAHTYQRKDKEGTFHYSWYDEK; encoded by the coding sequence ATGACAAAAGCTAACTTTGGTGTCGTAGGTATGGCCGTAATGGGTCGTAACCTTGCCCTAAATATCGAATCTCGTGGCTATACAGTTGCCATTTACAACCGTAGTAAAGAAAAAACAGAAGACGTAATTGCCTGCCATCCTGAAAAGAACTTTGTACCTAGTTACGATGTAGAGTCTTTCGTTCAATCTATCGAAAAACCTCGTCGTATCATGCTCATGGTTCAAGCTGGACCTGGTACAGATGCAACTATCCAAGCCCTTCTTCCACACCTTGACAAGGGTGATATCTTGATTGATGGAGGAAATACTTTCTACAAAGATACCATCCGTCGTAATGAAGAATTGGCAAACTCTGGTATCAACTTTATCGGTACAGGGGTTTCTGGTGGTGAAAAAGGTGCCCTCGAAGGTCCTTCTATCATGCCTGGTGGACAAAAAGAAGCTTATGAATTGGTGGCAGATGTTCTCGAAGAAATCTCTGCTAAAGCGCCAGAAGATGGTAAACCATGTGTGACTTACATCGGTCCTGATGGAGCTGGTCACTATGTGAAAATGGTCCACAACGGTATCGAGTATGGTGACATGCAATTGATCGCAGAAAGCTTCGACCTCATGCAACACTTGCTCGGCCTTTCTGCAGAAGACATGGCTGAAATCTTTACTGAGTGGAACAAGGGTGAATTGGACAGCTACTTGATCGAGATCACAGCTGATATCTTGAGCCGTAAAGATGATGAAGGCCAAGAGGGACCAATCGTAGACTATATCCTTGATGCTGCAGGCAACAAGGGAACTGGTAAATGGACTAGCCAATCATCACTTGACCTTGGTGTACCATTGTCACTGATCACTGAGTCTGTATTTGCGCGCTATATCTCAACTTACAAAGAAGAACGTGTACATGCCAGCAAGGTTCTTCCAAAGCCAGCTGCTTTCAAATTTGAAGGTGACAAGGCTGAGTTGATCGAAAAGATCCGTCAAGCGCTTTACTTCTCAAAAATCATTTCTTACGCACAAGGTTTTGCTCAATTGCGTGTGGCTTCTAAAGAAAACAACTGGAACTTGCCATTTGCGGACATCGCATCTATCTGGCGTGATGGTTGTATCATCCGTTCTCGTTTCTTGCAAAAGATCACAGATGCCTACAACCGTGATGCAGACCTTGCAAACCTTCTCTTGGATGAGTACTTCTTGGATGTTACTGCTAAGTACCAACAAGCAGTGCGTGATATCGTAGCTCTTGCGGTTCAAGCTGGTGTACCAGTACCAACCTTCTCAGCAGCTATTACTTACTTTGATAGCTATCGTTCAGCAGACCTTCCAGCTAACTTGATCCAAGCGCAACGTGACTACTTTGGTGCCCACACTTACCAACGTAAAGACAAAGAAGGAACATTCCACTACTCTTGGTATGACGAAAAATAA
- a CDS encoding N-acetylmuramoyl-L-alanine amidase family protein, translating to MKFLKKIMQVALAVFFLGLLATSTVLADTTGGQFVDKDNRKYYIKDDHKAIYWHKIDGKTYYFDDDGEMVVGWQYLEIPGTGYRDDLFDNRPVFEIGLQYKWYYFDQDGVLQEFVGWQQLEVKDSLTVGKKYGEGFEGPEVLKLANYYFNEDHSLKTGWLYDQSNWYYLAKTGHSGKDYLGGERRAGWINDDSTWYYLDPTTGIMQTGWQYLGNKWYYLRSSGAMATSWIKDGSTWYYLDAKNGDMKTGWAYVGNKWYYLRPSGAMATGWIKDGSTWYYLHANNGDMKTGWFQVNGKWYYAYSSGALAVSTRVDGYYVNYNGEWVQ from the coding sequence ATGAAATTCTTGAAAAAAATCATGCAAGTCGCACTAGCAGTCTTCTTTCTTGGTCTGTTAGCGACAAGTACAGTATTGGCGGATACCACAGGTGGACAGTTTGTTGATAAGGACAATAGAAAATACTATATAAAAGATGACCATAAAGCGATCTATTGGCATAAAATAGACGGTAAAACCTACTATTTTGATGATGATGGAGAAATGGTAGTCGGTTGGCAATACTTAGAAATTCCTGGGACGGGTTATCGTGATGATTTATTTGATAATCGTCCAGTTTTCGAAATTGGCCTTCAATATAAATGGTACTACTTTGATCAAGATGGGGTTTTACAAGAATTTGTTGGCTGGCAACAATTAGAGGTTAAGGATTCATTAACTGTTGGTAAAAAATATGGTGAAGGCTTTGAAGGTCCAGAAGTTCTTAAATTAGCAAATTATTACTTTAATGAAGATCATTCTTTAAAAACAGGTTGGCTCTACGATCAATCTAACTGGTACTATCTAGCAAAAACAGGTCATTCAGGGAAAGACTACCTTGGTGGTGAAAGACGTGCGGGTTGGATAAACGATGATTCGACTTGGTATTACCTAGATCCAACAACTGGTATTATGCAAACTGGTTGGCAATATCTAGGTAATAAGTGGTACTACCTCCGCTCATCGGGAGCTATGGCAACTAGTTGGATTAAAGATGGTTCGACTTGGTATTATCTAGATGCTAAAAATGGAGATATGAAGACAGGCTGGGCTTATGTCGGTAACAAGTGGTACTATCTCCGTCCATCAGGAGCTATGGCAACTGGTTGGATTAAGGATGGTTCGACTTGGTATTACTTACATGCAAATAATGGTGACATGAAGACAGGTTGGTTCCAGGTCAATGGCAAATGGTACTATGCTTATAGCTCAGGCGCTTTAGCAGTTAGTACAAGAGTGGATGGCTACTACGTCAACTATAATGGCGAATGGGTCCAATAA
- a CDS encoding response regulator transcription factor has product MGKRILLLEKERNLAHFLSLELQKEQYRVDLVEEGQKALSMALQTDYDLILLNARLGDMTAQDFAERLSRIKPASVIMVLDHREELQDQIETIQRFAVSYIYKPVIIDQLVARISAIFRGRDFIDQHCSQMKVPTSYRNLRMDVEHHTVYRGEEMIALTRREYDLLATLMGSKKVLTREQLLESVWKYESATETNIVDVYIRYLRSKLDVKGQKSYIKTVRGVGYTMQE; this is encoded by the coding sequence ATGGGGAAACGGATTTTATTACTTGAGAAAGAACGAAATCTCGCTCATTTTCTCAGTCTGGAACTCCAAAAAGAGCAATACCGTGTTGATCTGGTTGAGGAGGGGCAAAAAGCTCTCTCCATGGCTCTCCAGACAGATTATGACTTGATTTTACTGAATGCTCGTCTGGGGGATATGACGGCCCAGGATTTTGCAGAGAGGCTGAGTCGGATAAAACCTGCCTCAGTGATCATGGTCTTGGACCATCGCGAAGAATTGCAAGACCAGATTGAGACAATCCAGCGCTTCGCCGTTTCTTACATCTATAAGCCAGTGATTATTGATCAGCTGGTGGCTCGTATTTCAGCGATTTTCCGAGGTCGGGACTTTATCGACCAACACTGTAGTCAGATGAAGGTCCCAACGTCTTACCGCAATCTGCGTATGGATGTAGAACATCATACCGTTTATCGTGGCGAGGAGATGATTGCTCTGACGCGCCGTGAGTATGACCTTTTGGCCACTCTCATGGGAAGCAAGAAGGTCTTGACTCGTGAGCAGTTGTTGGAAAGTGTTTGGAAGTACGAAAGTGCGACAGAAACCAATATCGTGGATGTTTATATCCGTTATCTACGTAGCAAGCTTGATGTAAAAGGTCAAAAAAGCTACATTAAAACAGTGCGTGGTGTTGGTTACACCATGCAAGAATAG
- a CDS encoding cell division site-positioning protein MapZ — translation MSKKRHNRHKKEHQESKFDFDEAKDLTVGQVIRKNEEVEAGVLPEDNILDKYIKQHREEIEADKFETRQFKKEELQEAQAQEELTQEVSEITEESAPIIEEPETVSEETVSDSVETTSSDVILPPLGEENQDLEPLVLEKQEPAEIADEKEGEETALLSRSAQAEPETVSNSKKKRVFVIGSALAAALILAGSYYIYRQVNRSNQAIQSSQSSSSNQETQAALQEFNTLYDAFYTDANKTALKNSQFDKLNQLKAQLDKLEGSREHTLAKSKYDSLEAQIKAVQEVNNQFETPAITDGVLDTNAKVKADAKFTEIKTGNTELDKLLDKAISLGKSQQTSASSSSSSSSSQESSSTTTDSSTSSSSASSSSAPASRPESGGLSSDGVNLQRSASRVPYNQSAVEDSNNPAWTFADGVLEQILATSRVRGYITGNQYILERVNIVNGNGYYNLYKPDGTYLFTLNCKTGYFVGNGAGHADDLDY, via the coding sequence ATGAGTAAAAAAAGACACAATCGTCATAAAAAAGAGCATCAAGAATCCAAATTTGATTTTGACGAGGCGAAAGATCTGACAGTTGGTCAAGTCATCCGTAAAAATGAAGAAGTTGAAGCTGGAGTATTGCCTGAGGACAATATCTTGGATAAATACATCAAACAGCACCGCGAGGAAATCGAAGCCGACAAGTTTGAAACACGTCAATTTAAAAAAGAAGAACTGCAGGAAGCTCAGGCTCAAGAAGAATTGACACAGGAAGTCTCAGAAATCACTGAAGAGTCGGCACCAATCATAGAGGAACCCGAAACAGTTTCAGAAGAAACGGTGTCAGACTCAGTGGAAACTACAAGCTCGGATGTGATTTTGCCTCCTTTGGGAGAGGAAAATCAAGACTTGGAACCGCTTGTGTTGGAAAAGCAAGAGCCGGCAGAGATTGCTGATGAGAAAGAAGGGGAAGAGACAGCTCTACTTTCACGCTCAGCTCAGGCAGAACCCGAAACAGTTTCTAATTCTAAAAAGAAGCGCGTGTTTGTTATCGGTTCAGCCTTGGCAGCAGCCCTTATCTTGGCAGGTAGTTACTATATCTATCGCCAAGTAAATCGCTCCAACCAAGCTATCCAGTCTTCTCAATCATCTTCTAGCAATCAAGAAACACAGGCGGCTCTACAAGAGTTTAATACTCTCTACGATGCTTTTTATACGGATGCTAATAAAACAGCCTTGAAAAATAGTCAGTTTGACAAGTTGAACCAACTCAAGGCTCAACTAGATAAACTCGAAGGTAGCCGAGAGCACACTCTGGCCAAGTCTAAGTATGATAGTTTAGAAGCTCAAATCAAGGCTGTGCAAGAAGTGAATAATCAGTTTGAAACTCCAGCAATTACTGATGGTGTCTTGGATACCAATGCAAAGGTCAAGGCAGATGCTAAATTTACAGAAATTAAAACAGGAAATACAGAGCTAGATAAACTGTTAGATAAGGCCATTAGCCTTGGTAAGAGCCAGCAAACAAGCGCCTCTAGTTCAAGTTCAAGTAGCAGTAGTCAGGAAAGTTCAAGTACAACGACTGATAGCAGTACGAGCAGTTCGTCTGCTTCATCAAGTTCAGCACCTGCCAGCAGACCAGAAAGTGGAGGTTTGTCTAGCGATGGTGTCAATCTTCAAAGAAGTGCTAGTCGTGTACCGTACAACCAATCAGCTGTAGAGGATAGCAACAACCCTGCTTGGACGTTTGCGGATGGTGTATTGGAACAAATCCTAGCAACGTCACGCGTTCGTGGCTATATCACTGGTAATCAATATATCCTAGAACGGGTCAATATCGTAAACGGAAATGGTTATTACAACCTCTACAAACCAGATGGAACCTATCTCTTCACCCTCAACTGTAAGACTGGGTACTTTGTCGGTAATGGAGCTGGTCATGCAGATGATTTGGATTACTAG
- a CDS encoding THUMP domain-containing class I SAM-dependent RNA methyltransferase, translating into MKKEFNLIATAAAGLEAVVGREVRELGYDCQVENGRVRFQGDVKAIIETNLWLRAADRIKIVVGSFPAKTFEELFQGVFALDWENYLPLGACFPISKAKCVKSKLHNEPSVQAISKKAVVKKLQKHYARPEGIPLMEAGPEFKIEVSILKDVATVMIDTTGSSLFKRGYRTEKGGAPIKENMASAILQLSNWYPDKPLIDPTCGSGTFCIEAAMIAKNMAPGLRRSFAFEEWNWVSDRLIQEVRTEAAKKIDREIELDIMGCDIDARMVEIAKANAQAAGVAGDITFKQMRVQDLHSDKINGVIISNPPYGERLSDDAGVTKLYAEMGQVFAPLKTWSKFILTSDEAFESKYGSPADKKRKLYNGTLKVDLYQYFGQRVKRQEVK; encoded by the coding sequence ATGAAAAAAGAATTTAATTTAATCGCAACTGCTGCAGCGGGGCTCGAGGCTGTCGTTGGACGTGAGGTGCGAGAGTTAGGCTATGATTGCCAGGTTGAAAACGGCCGTGTCCGTTTTCAAGGAGATGTGAAGGCAATTATTGAGACCAATCTTTGGCTTCGAGCAGCTGACCGCATCAAGATTGTAGTTGGGAGCTTTCCGGCTAAGACCTTTGAAGAACTTTTCCAAGGCGTTTTTGCTCTAGATTGGGAAAACTATCTCCCGCTCGGGGCATGTTTCCCTATTTCAAAGGCCAAATGTGTCAAGTCTAAACTTCACAATGAGCCTAGTGTCCAGGCTATTTCCAAGAAAGCAGTTGTCAAGAAACTGCAAAAACACTATGCCCGCCCAGAAGGAATTCCCTTGATGGAAGCTGGTCCTGAGTTTAAGATTGAGGTATCTATTCTGAAAGATGTGGCAACTGTCATGATTGACACGACAGGTTCTAGCCTTTTTAAACGAGGTTATCGTACGGAAAAGGGTGGAGCGCCTATCAAGGAAAATATGGCGTCAGCCATTTTACAACTTTCTAACTGGTATCCAGACAAGCCTTTAATTGATCCGACCTGTGGTTCAGGAACTTTCTGTATCGAGGCGGCTATGATAGCTAAAAATATGGCCCCTGGGCTTCGCCGTTCCTTTGCTTTTGAAGAATGGAACTGGGTTAGCGATCGGTTAATCCAGGAAGTTCGCACAGAGGCGGCTAAGAAAATCGATCGTGAGATAGAATTGGATATTATGGGTTGTGATATTGATGCTCGGATGGTTGAGATTGCTAAGGCCAATGCTCAAGCAGCTGGTGTGGCTGGTGATATCACTTTTAAACAAATGCGGGTACAGGACTTGCACTCAGACAAGATCAATGGCGTCATCATTTCCAATCCACCATATGGGGAGCGCTTGTCTGATGATGCAGGAGTTACAAAGCTCTATGCAGAAATGGGGCAGGTCTTTGCCCCACTGAAAACCTGGAGCAAATTTATCCTGACGAGTGACGAAGCTTTTGAAAGTAAGTACGGAAGCCCAGCGGATAAAAAGCGCAAACTTTATAACGGAACCTTAAAAGTGGATTTGTATCAATACTTTGGTCAGCGTGTGAAGCGCCAAGAGGTAAAGTAG